One segment of Thermoplasmata archaeon DNA contains the following:
- a CDS encoding ABC transporter ATP-binding protein, translating to MAVIEVQALGKTYPGGTQALEGVSFEVPKGEVFCLLGRNGAGKTTLLRILATQLRPTTGHATVLGHDVTKEARAIREKISVVPQEARPQMMLSAYDHIYLMSMIRGIPRAEARRRTRAIMEEFDLWEHKDKLTADLSGGLRQRVMVAIALTTDPELLFLDEPTIGLDPLGRRQVWAMVRRMTRQGVTVLLTTHYMDEAERLSDRLAIVDKGRTVFLGSVEAAKAHAGHGMQVIIEALNNGGERQVLSPNSDQEIVQIVQRGIQDGKRVTFKPPTLEDAFIAMVGGNIDDESA from the coding sequence ATGGCAGTCATCGAGGTGCAGGCCCTCGGCAAGACGTACCCGGGAGGCACGCAGGCCCTCGAGGGCGTCTCCTTCGAGGTTCCGAAGGGCGAAGTCTTCTGCCTTCTCGGCCGCAACGGGGCCGGCAAGACCACGCTGCTTCGCATCCTGGCGACCCAGCTGCGTCCCACGACCGGGCACGCCACGGTGCTAGGACATGATGTGACGAAGGAGGCCCGCGCGATCCGCGAGAAGATCTCCGTGGTCCCCCAGGAGGCGCGCCCCCAGATGATGCTCTCCGCCTACGACCACATCTACCTCATGTCGATGATCCGCGGGATTCCGCGCGCCGAGGCCCGGCGCCGGACGCGAGCGATCATGGAGGAGTTCGACCTCTGGGAGCACAAGGACAAGCTCACCGCGGACCTGAGCGGCGGCCTGCGGCAGCGCGTGATGGTCGCGATCGCTCTGACGACGGACCCCGAGCTCCTGTTCCTCGACGAGCCCACGATTGGTCTCGATCCGCTCGGGCGGCGGCAGGTATGGGCCATGGTCCGCCGCATGACGAGACAGGGCGTGACCGTCCTCCTGACGACGCACTACATGGACGAGGCGGAGCGGCTCTCGGACCGTCTCGCGATCGTGGACAAGGGCCGGACGGTCTTCCTCGGCAGCGTCGAGGCGGCCAAGGCCCACGCCGGACACGGCATGCAGGTGATCATCGAGGCGCTCAACAACGGCGGCGAGCGGCAGGTCCTCAGCCCGAACTCGGATCAGGAGATCGTGCAGATCGTGCAGCGAGGGATTCAGGACGGGAAGCGGGTCACATTCAAGCCGCCGACCCTCGAGGACGCGTTCATCGCCATGGTGGGAGGGAACATCGATGATGAGAGCGCGTGA
- a CDS encoding ABC transporter permease, protein MMRAREAVYIGLFDSLPLLRDPMLMILLSLISFLPVLFIFVFNAGQQAFLQSVVGAIVLSLAFAGIGSAQSVYFNKHWFRFQDIFVASRVSPVSYAIGLSVSTLLVSLPALVIAMTLLLLETSAGILGILAVALVALVTWIAMLLLGFVLGASTKNTRRANSLPQLLGLLLGFLPPVYYPLDRLPVFLQPLALLIPTTQAAQLSKNYAGLLAVPLTGTELVFGWAYLIGFAVALALLASRLAHWTDP, encoded by the coding sequence ATGATGAGAGCGCGTGAGGCCGTCTACATCGGCCTGTTCGATTCCCTGCCGCTCCTCCGCGACCCCATGCTCATGATCCTCCTGAGCCTGATCTCGTTCCTCCCCGTCCTCTTCATCTTCGTATTCAACGCGGGCCAACAGGCGTTCCTCCAGTCCGTGGTCGGGGCCATCGTCCTGAGCCTTGCGTTCGCGGGCATCGGCTCCGCTCAGTCCGTCTACTTCAACAAACACTGGTTCCGCTTCCAGGACATCTTCGTCGCCTCGCGGGTCTCGCCCGTCTCGTACGCGATCGGGTTGAGCGTGAGCACCCTGCTCGTCTCCCTGCCCGCGCTCGTCATCGCGATGACGCTCCTGCTCCTGGAGACGTCGGCGGGCATCCTGGGCATCCTGGCGGTAGCGCTCGTGGCCCTCGTGACCTGGATCGCCATGCTCCTGCTGGGCTTCGTCCTGGGCGCGAGCACGAAGAACACGCGGCGGGCGAACTCTCTGCCGCAGCTGCTCGGGCTCCTCCTCGGGTTCCTACCGCCGGTCTACTACCCGTTGGACCGGCTCCCGGTCTTTCTGCAGCCTCTCGCCCTCCTCATCCCCACGACGCAAGCGGCCCAGCTGTCCAAGAACTACGCGGGCCTCCTGGCCGTGCCGCTCACAGGCACGGAACTCGTGTTCGGCTGGGCCTACCTGATCGGGTTCGCGGTGGCCCTCGCCCTCCTCGCCTCGCGCCTGGCCCACTGGACGGACCCGTGA
- a CDS encoding acetate uptake transporter, with the protein MSQMTAPSPTSLNEKALLADPAPLGLAGFAFTTFLLSFVNTGWLGASAVGVVVPLALFYGGLGQLLAGVFEMRKGNTFGFTAFSSYGAFWLFFGSLVLLEKMGLIAPPAVAVGTALLLYGIFTFYMWIPAMFANLSLNLTFLFLWLAFVFLGLGDVLPSTMATTAGGYFGIFSATAAAYTSFAIVTNSNLGAGTIPLGPGLRRRAKAVRAPYVGAQSHP; encoded by the coding sequence ATGAGTCAAATGACTGCGCCTTCGCCGACGAGTCTGAACGAGAAAGCCCTCCTGGCAGACCCCGCGCCCCTCGGCTTGGCCGGCTTCGCGTTCACGACGTTCCTTCTCAGCTTCGTGAACACCGGATGGCTCGGCGCGAGCGCGGTGGGCGTCGTTGTCCCCCTGGCGCTGTTCTACGGGGGGCTGGGCCAACTCCTGGCGGGTGTGTTCGAGATGCGCAAGGGGAACACCTTCGGATTCACGGCCTTCAGTAGCTACGGGGCCTTCTGGCTCTTCTTCGGAAGCCTCGTCCTCCTAGAGAAGATGGGCCTGATCGCGCCGCCCGCGGTCGCCGTGGGGACGGCCCTGCTGCTCTACGGGATCTTCACCTTCTACATGTGGATCCCCGCGATGTTCGCGAACCTCTCCCTGAACCTGACGTTCCTCTTCCTGTGGCTGGCCTTCGTGTTCCTGGGCCTGGGCGACGTGCTTCCCAGCACGATGGCGACGACGGCGGGAGGCTACTTCGGCATCTTCTCGGCCACCGCCGCTGCGTACACGAGCTTCGCCATCGTCACCAACTCGAACCTGGGGGCAGGAACGATTCCCCTCGGACCGGGCCTGCGCCGCCGCGCGAAGGCCGTTCGGGCTCCCTACGTTGGAGCGCAAAGCCACCCGTGA
- the acs gene encoding acetate--CoA ligase: MVVSSATIDSLLKEKEQYPPSDDFRRRALVKDDAVYAQAAKDPEGFWARQAEQYHWIRKWDKVLEWDAPFAKWFVGGKINVSENCLDRQVHSERRNKAAIVWEGEPGDKKVFTYYQLWREVNKFANVLKSLGVKRGDRVTIYMPMIPELPIAMLACARIGAPHSVIFGGFSSKAIHDRASDAESAIIVTADAGYRRGSLVPLKKTVDEGIADLPSVKHVVVFKRATGDCAMKEGRDVWWHDLMAHADPWCEPEPMDATDPLFVLYTSGTTGKPKGIVHSTGGYLVGVAATQRMIFALREDDFYWCTADIGWVTGHSYIVYGPLANGATSFIYEGAPDFPKQDRWWSLVEDYGVTIMYTAPTAIRACMRWGDDWPKAHDLSTLRLLGTVGEPINPEAWRWYYRKIGGSRCPVVDTWWQTETGMILITPLPAVGPQKPGSATFPFPGVSAEVVDETGQRAGVNRGGYLVITKPWPAMLTTIYKDPERYKATYWSQIKGKYFTGDGARVDEDGYFWLMGRIDDVINLAGHRIGTMEVESALVSHPKVAEAAVVGKPDQLKGQVLVAYVVLKTGQERSEALKDELKKHVRKEIGPIAAPEAIYITDKLPKTRSGKIMRRVIRALVSGQEIGDTTTLEDPGAVEEVRKWLAAVEGKAP, translated from the coding sequence ATGGTTGTGTCCAGTGCCACCATCGACAGCCTGCTCAAGGAAAAGGAACAGTATCCTCCGTCGGACGACTTCCGCCGCCGCGCCCTGGTCAAGGACGACGCCGTCTATGCGCAGGCGGCCAAGGACCCGGAGGGGTTCTGGGCCAGGCAGGCGGAACAGTACCACTGGATCCGGAAGTGGGACAAGGTCCTCGAATGGGACGCGCCGTTCGCGAAGTGGTTCGTCGGCGGGAAGATCAACGTCTCCGAGAACTGCCTGGACCGCCAGGTGCACTCGGAGCGGCGGAACAAGGCCGCGATCGTGTGGGAAGGCGAACCCGGCGACAAGAAGGTCTTCACGTACTACCAGCTGTGGCGCGAGGTGAACAAGTTCGCGAACGTCCTGAAGTCTCTAGGCGTGAAGCGCGGGGATCGGGTCACGATCTACATGCCCATGATCCCCGAGCTGCCCATCGCAATGCTCGCGTGCGCCCGGATCGGGGCGCCCCACAGCGTGATCTTCGGCGGCTTCAGCTCCAAGGCGATCCACGACCGTGCGTCGGACGCGGAGTCCGCGATCATCGTCACCGCGGACGCGGGGTACCGCCGCGGCAGCCTCGTCCCGCTCAAGAAGACCGTGGACGAGGGGATTGCGGACCTGCCCAGCGTGAAGCACGTGGTCGTATTCAAGCGCGCGACCGGCGATTGCGCGATGAAGGAGGGCCGCGACGTCTGGTGGCACGACCTCATGGCCCACGCAGACCCCTGGTGCGAGCCCGAGCCCATGGACGCCACGGACCCGCTCTTCGTCCTGTACACGTCGGGCACCACGGGCAAGCCCAAGGGGATCGTCCACTCCACGGGCGGCTACCTCGTCGGCGTCGCGGCGACCCAGCGGATGATCTTCGCCCTGCGCGAGGATGACTTCTACTGGTGCACGGCGGACATCGGCTGGGTCACGGGGCACTCGTACATCGTGTACGGCCCCCTGGCGAACGGCGCGACGTCCTTCATCTACGAGGGCGCCCCCGACTTCCCGAAGCAGGACCGCTGGTGGTCCCTCGTGGAGGACTACGGCGTCACGATCATGTACACGGCCCCGACCGCGATCCGCGCGTGCATGCGCTGGGGCGACGACTGGCCCAAGGCGCACGACCTGTCCACTCTGCGGCTCCTGGGGACCGTGGGCGAGCCCATCAACCCGGAGGCGTGGCGGTGGTACTACAGGAAGATCGGCGGCTCCCGCTGCCCCGTCGTGGACACGTGGTGGCAGACGGAGACGGGCATGATCCTGATCACGCCCCTCCCCGCGGTCGGGCCCCAGAAGCCTGGGTCGGCCACGTTCCCGTTCCCGGGCGTGAGCGCGGAGGTCGTCGACGAAACCGGACAGCGCGCGGGCGTGAACCGCGGCGGCTACCTCGTGATCACGAAGCCATGGCCCGCGATGCTCACGACGATCTACAAGGACCCGGAGCGGTACAAGGCCACGTACTGGTCCCAGATCAAGGGCAAGTACTTCACCGGGGACGGGGCGCGCGTGGACGAGGACGGCTACTTCTGGCTCATGGGTCGCATCGACGACGTGATCAACCTCGCGGGCCACCGGATCGGCACCATGGAGGTCGAGTCCGCCCTCGTGAGCCATCCCAAGGTCGCGGAGGCCGCGGTCGTTGGGAAGCCGGACCAGCTCAAGGGCCAGGTCCTCGTGGCCTACGTGGTCCTGAAGACGGGCCAGGAACGGTCCGAGGCGCTCAAGGACGAGCTCAAGAAGCACGTGCGTAAGGAGATCGGCCCCATCGCCGCCCCGGAGGCGATCTACATCACGGACAAGCTCCCGAAGACTCGCAGCGGGAAGATCATGCGGCGCGTGATCCGCGCCCTCGTGAGCGGCCAGGAGATCGGCGACACGACCACCCTGGAGGATCCCGGCGCCGTCGAGGAAGTCCGGAAGTGGCTCGCCGCCGTGGAGGGGAAGGCTCCTTAG
- a CDS encoding GNAT family N-acetyltransferase, which yields MQSPDSSAAQDWQTRYEEKVRTPDEAVSAIQSGDHIFIGSGAAEPQRLVEALVKRANAVFGTEIVHIMTLGIAPYAEPKWGDNFRHNALFIGPNVREAVAQGRADYTPIFLGEIPRLFETGRVPIDVALIQVSPPDRHGYCSYGVSTDVVKPATEAANLVIAEVNREMPRTLGDSFLHVDDIDFLIPVAYPILETQVGVADEIARNIGKYIANLVEDGSTLQMGIGTIPDSVLYYLRDKKDLGIHTEMFSDGMMHLVELGVITNMKKTLHKGKVVAAFCMGSRALYEFVDNNPFIEFHPVSYTNDPFVIAQNDRMVSINSALEVDLTGQVCADSLGAYFYSGIGGQVDFVRGAARAKGGKPIIALPSTAADGTISRITAQLKPGAGVVTSRGDVHYIVTEWGVAYLHGRTIQERALALISIAHPKFRPDLIRQAKTFKYIADDVPEISEIGMVYPERWEMTHTFEDGTRVFFRPIKMTDEEMMKDLFYRLSEQTIYHRFFRSLKSMPHRDLVHFVHIDYTNEMGIVGIVQDPDKTEREEIICIGRYYLNRSTNVAEVSYLVRDDYQKRGIGSYLVKYLARIARENGIAGFEAEILPDNPPAMKVLHKLGFPVETIASSGNYQLRVRFERPAPTAKS from the coding sequence GTGCAGAGCCCCGATTCGAGCGCGGCGCAGGACTGGCAGACGCGCTACGAGGAGAAGGTCCGCACCCCGGACGAGGCCGTGTCCGCGATCCAGAGTGGGGACCACATCTTCATCGGGTCGGGGGCCGCGGAACCCCAGCGGCTCGTCGAGGCCCTCGTGAAGCGCGCGAACGCGGTCTTCGGCACGGAGATCGTTCACATCATGACCCTGGGCATCGCGCCGTACGCGGAGCCCAAGTGGGGCGACAACTTCCGCCACAACGCCCTCTTCATCGGCCCCAACGTGCGGGAGGCGGTGGCCCAAGGGCGGGCGGACTACACGCCCATCTTCCTGGGCGAGATCCCGCGGCTCTTCGAGACGGGGCGCGTGCCCATCGACGTCGCTCTGATCCAGGTGAGCCCGCCCGACCGGCACGGATACTGCTCCTACGGCGTGAGCACGGACGTCGTGAAGCCGGCCACGGAGGCGGCGAACCTCGTGATCGCCGAGGTCAACCGGGAGATGCCCCGGACCCTCGGCGACTCGTTCCTCCACGTGGACGACATTGACTTCCTGATCCCGGTGGCCTACCCGATCCTGGAGACCCAGGTGGGCGTGGCCGACGAGATCGCACGGAACATCGGGAAGTACATCGCGAACCTCGTCGAGGACGGCTCCACGCTCCAGATGGGGATCGGCACGATCCCGGACAGCGTCCTGTACTACCTGCGGGACAAGAAGGACCTCGGGATTCACACGGAGATGTTCTCGGACGGGATGATGCACCTCGTCGAGCTCGGCGTGATCACGAACATGAAGAAAACGCTGCACAAGGGCAAGGTGGTCGCGGCCTTCTGCATGGGCTCCAGGGCGCTCTACGAGTTCGTGGACAACAACCCCTTCATCGAGTTCCATCCCGTGTCCTACACGAACGACCCGTTCGTCATTGCGCAAAACGACCGCATGGTCTCCATCAACTCCGCCCTCGAGGTGGACCTCACGGGCCAAGTGTGCGCGGACAGCCTCGGCGCCTACTTCTACTCGGGGATCGGCGGCCAGGTGGACTTCGTCCGCGGCGCGGCCCGCGCCAAGGGCGGCAAGCCGATCATCGCGCTCCCCTCCACCGCGGCGGACGGCACGATCTCCCGGATTACCGCGCAGCTCAAGCCCGGGGCCGGCGTGGTCACGAGCCGCGGGGACGTACACTACATCGTCACGGAGTGGGGCGTCGCGTACCTGCACGGCCGCACGATCCAGGAGCGTGCGCTTGCCCTGATCTCGATCGCCCACCCCAAGTTCCGCCCCGACCTCATCCGTCAGGCCAAGACATTCAAGTACATCGCGGACGACGTGCCCGAGATCTCCGAGATCGGCATGGTCTACCCGGAACGGTGGGAGATGACCCACACCTTCGAGGACGGCACGCGGGTCTTCTTCCGCCCCATCAAGATGACGGACGAGGAGATGATGAAGGACCTGTTCTACCGGCTCTCCGAGCAGACGATCTACCACCGGTTCTTTCGCTCCCTGAAGTCCATGCCCCACCGCGACCTCGTGCACTTCGTCCACATCGACTACACGAACGAGATGGGGATCGTGGGCATCGTCCAGGATCCCGACAAGACGGAGCGCGAGGAGATTATCTGCATCGGGCGGTACTACCTGAACCGTTCCACGAACGTGGCCGAGGTCTCGTACCTGGTCCGGGACGACTACCAGAAGCGCGGCATCGGATCGTACCTGGTGAAGTACCTCGCCCGGATCGCGAGGGAGAATGGGATTGCGGGCTTCGAGGCGGAGATCCTGCCGGACAACCCCCCCGCGATGAAGGTCCTCCACAAGCTCGGTTTCCCGGTCGAGACGATCGCGTCCTCGGGGAACTATCAGCTTCGCGTGCGCTTCGAGCGGCCCGCGCCCACGGCGAAGAGCTGA
- a CDS encoding VOC family protein, with product MKSAFAYTGIRVRDLDRAIDFFTRVMGMKLRGRVKPKWTQGEFANLLSRDGKHWLELNWYPEQGPVEGPFREGDTLDHLGFEVDDLDAALASLKEEGYLVKHGPFHGGRWHYAFVPVVDGLWLDVFHRATKPTKKRRIARPRKTRRRRG from the coding sequence ATGAAGTCCGCGTTCGCCTATACGGGCATCCGCGTGCGGGACCTCGACCGAGCCATCGACTTCTTCACCCGGGTCATGGGCATGAAGCTCCGGGGGCGCGTGAAGCCGAAGTGGACGCAAGGGGAGTTCGCGAACCTCCTGAGCCGCGATGGGAAGCACTGGCTTGAGCTGAACTGGTACCCCGAGCAGGGTCCCGTGGAGGGTCCGTTCCGCGAGGGCGACACGTTGGACCACCTGGGTTTCGAGGTCGATGACTTGGACGCGGCCCTCGCGAGCCTGAAGGAGGAGGGCTACCTCGTGAAACACGGACCGTTCCATGGTGGGCGGTGGCACTACGCCTTCGTTCCCGTGGTGGATGGGCTCTGGCTCGACGTCTTCCACCGAGCCACGAAGCCCACGAAGAAGCGACGAATCGCTAGGCCACGGAAGACCCGGCGACGCCGCGGGTGA